One window from the genome of Garra rufa chromosome 1, GarRuf1.0, whole genome shotgun sequence encodes:
- the camsap3 gene encoding calmodulin-regulated spectrin-associated protein 3 isoform X1: MVDSNAMRKTFVVPDIKPLDQYDLTRARICASVGWLLAKSYGNAENVPVELRDPFYCDQYEQEHLKPPVTRLLLSPELYCRTYGLLLGGSPGAEGPPKDISALLQVLARKGLVPKDQNAPVTEAMLRQTPIKMSAHLELIDALMAVGAMETVSTVLASVGSELLGTDATWERALLYWVNTLNQKLKEQTEGTQNDASQPSTEPQPVQPSCPTRWYWKLVPIRYRKDRMQSKLKPFFPVVNEVKDLSNGCAIAAVIHHYCPGLLRLEDVCMKDSMSVADSLYNLQLIREFCDSCLKSCCHLVLEDLLYSPAELKTNILSFLADLLYWFEVSKPEFVQPLQDSDLTDTSGRTNNGNSGSSNSGSPSIFKKPFLPISSPVTVATGSLTQSTSMSHVEAAGRTWTKKPLSRPLSSAVSFSIPFGLDSDVDIVMGNPVITRSVSSDNLNPTGQSMTRVPYTPPEDLSHLLSKAPGPNGPQRASWATRTRPMLAEENGVDDSETGELPTIEEALQIIHSEEKMEPRLHPDGAPDGFYLHSPDDPANARLNGSPVTLSSSAPSRSGMLYHRSSGVPPEHSRTRHPSEGSRDDDSVLRDGSVDSDASEDLPKTHSTPATPASGPRMTRPGGEETPDSGVRMTNFAERKKKLVPEQVRPNEPQAPQMTTWAKKSEESPSKSPALSTEMSELGARLEEKRKAIEAQKKRIEAIFAKHRQRLGKSAFLQLKKEQEDGDGEEGRQVEDDLSRLALEEKLASLEREEQQEEEQLKKEENTVEEEFNIKPSVQQDNPGGVGVPGGKGTAPLGDYNNAVSKLSAALNSLQSDMQRLSAQQNQLMKKKAAPNNQAWVIPPSSKPSTTAPSRLSRESTRDLPSASSSPSPSRKSTSQTAPPKSPAAHRRAQSAPPKSPKLHHHPRPAEHKTHASTRVITPHQNVDNIPHLRRVSPWQYRDQNTSSFNIGTSSQNESRSASSLARPEDNFSDTGSSEDHTIFSMELDSGPSQVLPRKERQGGNSSGAPSECSFESDVPAAGFNGKRNSLIEISLSSLKALEGEEADQSQDVFSDSMSDQTEPETRGGVGFFFKQDEARPEDEMEKRRAALLEKQQKRAEEMKRRKQEQEREREASRSSSVDEPRRGEERPKTPSTPPPPRTPPPEGTPQRRGDFTRQEYERRHQLKIMEDLDKVLRQKPTTVRGVKKQRPKTVFRDDSDLSRSPAKGFMGSRLNKVYSHSTMNLSSVANDSGTLAVRKSPSRSHSPSRLLSPGRLAAQNGDWENASTISSPASIPEYTGPKLYKEPSFKSNKFIISNAISRCCLAGKVNEPQKNKIVEEMEKSSANHFLILFRDASCQFRAVYTMNPETEEMVRLTGIGPRVINPAMVESIYKYSSDRKQFTVIPSKTMSMSVDAFTIPNHLWERKRPGTPKKLGTPK; encoded by the exons AGTGCCCACTTGGAGTTGATAGATGCCTTAATGGCAGTGGGTGCTATGGAGACGGTGAGCACAGTCTTGGCGAGTGTCGGATCAGAGCTGCTTGGTACAGATGCAACCTGGGAGAGAGCCCTGCTTTACTGGGTGAACACG CTGAATCAAAAACTGAAGGAACAAACAGAAGGTACACAAAATGACGCGTCTCAGCCTAGTACTGAACCACAGCCTGTTCAACCTTCG TGTCCTACCCGCTGGTACTGGAAACTTGTTCCT ATCCGGTACAGGAAGGACAGGATGCAGTCTAAGCTCAAACCCTTTTTTCCTGTGGTGAATGAAGTGAAGGATCTCTCAAACGGATGTGCTATTGCTGCTGTTATTCACCATTACTGTCCCGGTCTACTGAGATTAGAGG ATGTATGTATGAAGGACTCAATGTCTGTGGCTGACAGCCTGTACAACCTACAGCTGATTCGAGAGTTCTGTGACAGCTGTTTGAAGAGCTGCTGCCATCTAGTGTTGGAGGATTTGCTCTACAGCCCAGCAGAATTAAAG ACAAACATACTGAGCTTTCTGGCAGACCTCTTGTATTGGTTTGAGGTCTCAAAGCCAGAGTTTGTTCAGCCCCTGCAGGACTCTGATCTGACTG ACACATCTGGAAGGACCAATAATGGGAACAGTGGGTCCAGCAACAG TGGTTCTCCATCTATCTTCAAAAAGCCTTTTCTGCCCATCTCTTCCCCTGTGACTGTAGCAACAG GATCTCTGACTCAGTCTACCTCAATGTCTCATGTAGAGGCAGCAGGACGGACGTGGACTAAGAAACCACTTAG ccgTCCCCTGTCCTCTGCTGTGTCGTTTAGTATTCCTTTTGGACTGGACAGTGATGTGGACATTGTGATGGGGAATCCTGTTATAACGCGGTCTGTTAGTTCAGACAATCTTAACCCCACTGGTCAATCCATGACACGTGTCCCCTACACGCCTCCGGAAGACCTCAGCCACTTGCTGAGTAAGGCTCCCGGGCCTAATGGCCCTCAAAGAGCCTCCTGGGCCACTCGAACTCGTCCAATGCTGGCTGAAGAGAATGGCGTTGATGATAGTGAAACAGGAGAGCTACCAACCATTGAAGAGGCACTGCAGATCATCCACAGCGAAGAAAAAATGGAGCCTCGCCTACACCCAGATGGAGCACCTGATGGTTTCTACCTTCATTCACCAGATGATCCAGCAAATGCTAGACTCAATGGCAGTCCAGTGACTCTTAGCTCTTCAGCCCCATCCCGCTCAGGAATGCTCTACCACCGATCCTCAGGAGTCCCACCAGAGCACAGCCGCACCAGACACCCCTCAGAGGGATCCAGAGATGACGACTCCGTATTAAGAGATGGAAGCGTAGATTCAGATGCCTCAGAAGATCTTCCAAAAACTCACTCCACCCCTGCCACACCCGCCTCGGGTCCACGCATGACACGACCGGGTGGTGAAGAGACACCGGATAGCGGTGTTAGGATGACCAATTTTGCTGAACGGAAGAAGAAACTTGTTCCAGAGCAGGTACGACCCAATGAACCCCAGGCCCCACAGATGACTACATGGGCCAAGAAATCAGAAGAGAGTCCCAGTAAGAGTCCTGCTCTCAGCACTGAAATGTCAGAGCTGGGGGCGAGGCTGGAGGAGAAGCGGAAGGCCATTGAAGCTCAGAAGAAGCGTATAGAAGCCATCTTTGCCAAACACAGGCAGCGGCTGGGGAAAAGTGCCTTCCTACAGTTGAAGAAGGAGCAGGAGGATGGGGATGGTGAGGAAGGACGACAAGTAGAAGATGACCTCAGCCGTTTGGCGCTGGAGGAGAAACTGGCAAGCTTGGAGAGGGAGGAGCAGCAGGAGGAGGAACAGTTGAAAAAAGAGGAGAATACAGTGGAAGAAGAGTTTAATATCAAGCCCTCTGTCCAACAGGACAATCCAGGTGGAGTAGGAGTTCCTGGAGGAAAAGGCACGGCCCCACTGGGAGATTACAACAATGCTGTGTCTAAACTAAGTGCTGCTCTCAATTCTCTCCAAAGTGATATGCAGCGTCTCTCAGCGCAGCAGAACCAGTTGATGAAGAAGAAGGCAGCTCCTAACAACCAGGCTTGGGTCATCCCACCCAGCTCCAAACCCTCAACAACTGCACCTTCTCGTTTGTCAAGGGAGTCCACTCGGGACCTGCCCTCTGCCTCCTCTTCTCCCTCCCCATCTCGCAAGAGTACAAGTCAAACCGCACCCCCCAAATCCCCTGCGGCCCACCGTAGGGCACAGTCTGCACCTCCAAAGAGCCCCAAACTGCATCACCACCCTCGACCTGCGGAGCACAAGACGCATGCTTCCACAAGAGTTATAACTCCCCATCAAAATGTGGACAACATTCCTCATTTGCGAAGAGTGTCCCCGTGGCAATACAGGGATCAGAACACATCCTCTTTCAATATCGGTACCTCTAGTCAAAATGAGTCCCGCTCAGCTTCGTCCCTGGCTAGACCAGAGGACAACTTCTCAGACACAGGCTCGAGTGAGGACCATACGATCTTCAGTATGGAACTGGATAGCGGACCTTCACAGGTTCTGCCCCGAAAGGAGCGTCAGGGTGGGAACAGCTCAGGAGCTCCTTCCGAGTGCTCCTTTGAGAGTGACGTTCCTGCAGCAGGTTTCAATGGCAAGCGCAACAGCCTTATCGAGATCTCACTGTCCTCTCTCAAAGCATTAGAGGGTGAAGAAGCTGACCAGAGCCAGGATGTCTTCTCAGATTCAATGAGCGACCAAACGGAGCCAGAAACTAGGGGTGGAGTTGGATTCTTCTTCAAG CAGGATGAAGCTCGACCTGAGGATGAGATGGAGAAGAGAAGAGCTGCATTACTTGAGAAGCAACAGAAGAGAGCAGAGGAGATGAAGAGACGAAAACAGGAgcaagaaagagagagggaggcaAG CAGATCATCTTCAGTGGATGAGCCtcggagaggagaggagagaccCAAAACTCCTTCTACCCCTCCGCCTCCTCGCACCCCTCCACCAGAGGGCACTCCTCAACGGCGTGGAGACTTCACTCGCCAAGAGTATGAACGGCGACATCAGCTAAAAATAATGGAGGACCTAGATAAAGTTCTCCGCCAGAAACCCACGACAGTAAGAGGTGTCAAGAAGCAGAGGCCCAAAACGGTGTTCAGAGATGACTCCGACCTCTCCCGCAGCCCTGCCAAAGGGTTCATGG GTTCTAGACTTAATAAAGTTTACTCCCATTCAACAATGAATCTGTCCTCTGTGGCCAATGACAGTGGGACGCTTGCTGTCAGAAAATCCCCAAG TCGTTCTCATTCACCATCCAGATTGCTATCGCCAGGCCGACTTGCTGCACAGAATGGTGACTGGGAAAATGCATCTACTATTTCATCCCCAGCCTCCATCCCAGAATACACTG GACCGAAACTCTACAAGGAGCCAAGCTTCAAGTCCAATAAGTTCATTATCAGTAATGCAATCTCTCGCTGTTGCTTGGCAGGCAAGGTCAACGAACCACAGAAAAACAAGATTGTAGAG GAAATGGAGAAAAGCTCTGCAAACCATTTCCTCATACTTTTCCGAGACGCCAGCTGTCAATTCCGAGCGGTTTACACCATGAACCCTGAGACGGAGGAGATGGTTCGGCTCACAGGTATCGGGCCACGCGTGATCAATCCCGCTATGGTGGAGTCGATCTACAAGTACAGCTCTGACCGCAAGCAGTTCACGGTCATCCCGTCCAAGACCATGTCCATGAGTGTGGATGCCTTTACCATTCCCAACCACCTCTGGGAGCGCAAGCGCCCGGGAACTCCAAAGAAGCTCGGGACCCCAAAATAA
- the camsap3 gene encoding calmodulin-regulated spectrin-associated protein 3 isoform X6 → MVDSNAMRKTFVVPDIKPLDQYDLTRARICASVGWLLAKSYGNAENVPVELRDPFYCDQYEQEHLKPPVTRLLLSPELYCRTYGLLLGGSPGAEGPPKDISALLQVLARKGLVPKDQNAPVTEAMLRQTPIKMSAHLELIDALMAVGAMETVSTVLASVGSELLGTDATWERALLYWVNTLNQKLKEQTEGTQNDASQPSTEPQPVQPSCPTRWYWKLVPIRYRKDRMQSKLKPFFPVVNEVKDLSNGCAIAAVIHHYCPGLLRLEDVCMKDSMSVADSLYNLQLIREFCDSCLKSCCHLVLEDLLYSPAELKTNILSFLADLLYWFEVSKPEFVQPLQDSDLTDTSGRTNNGNSGSSNSGSPSIFKKPFLPISSPVTVATEAAGRTWTKKPLSRPLSSAVSFSIPFGLDSDVDIVMGNPVITRSVSSDNLNPTGQSMTRVPYTPPEDLSHLLSKAPGPNGPQRASWATRTRPMLAEENGVDDSETGELPTIEEALQIIHSEEKMEPRLHPDGAPDGFYLHSPDDPANARLNGSPVTLSSSAPSRSGMLYHRSSGVPPEHSRTRHPSEGSRDDDSVLRDGSVDSDASEDLPKTHSTPATPASGPRMTRPGGEETPDSGVRMTNFAERKKKLVPEQVRPNEPQAPQMTTWAKKSEESPSKSPALSTEMSELGARLEEKRKAIEAQKKRIEAIFAKHRQRLGKSAFLQLKKEQEDGDGEEGRQVEDDLSRLALEEKLASLEREEQQEEEQLKKEENTVEEEFNIKPSVQQDNPGGVGVPGGKGTAPLGDYNNAVSKLSAALNSLQSDMQRLSAQQNQLMKKKAAPNNQAWVIPPSSKPSTTAPSRLSRESTRDLPSASSSPSPSRKSTSQTAPPKSPAAHRRAQSAPPKSPKLHHHPRPAEHKTHASTRVITPHQNVDNIPHLRRVSPWQYRDQNTSSFNIGTSSQNESRSASSLARPEDNFSDTGSSEDHTIFSMELDSGPSQVLPRKERQGGNSSGAPSECSFESDVPAAGFNGKRNSLIEISLSSLKALEGEEADQSQDVFSDSMSDQTEPETRGGVGFFFKQDEARPEDEMEKRRAALLEKQQKRAEEMKRRKQEQEREREASRSSSVDEPRRGEERPKTPSTPPPPRTPPPEGTPQRRGDFTRQEYERRHQLKIMEDLDKVLRQKPTTVRGVKKQRPKTVFRDDSDLSRSPAKGFMGSRLNKVYSHSTMNLSSVANDSGTLAVRKSPSRSHSPSRLLSPGRLAAQNGDWENASTISSPASIPEYTGPKLYKEPSFKSNKFIISNAISRCCLAGKVNEPQKNKIVEEMEKSSANHFLILFRDASCQFRAVYTMNPETEEMVRLTGIGPRVINPAMVESIYKYSSDRKQFTVIPSKTMSMSVDAFTIPNHLWERKRPGTPKKLGTPK, encoded by the exons AGTGCCCACTTGGAGTTGATAGATGCCTTAATGGCAGTGGGTGCTATGGAGACGGTGAGCACAGTCTTGGCGAGTGTCGGATCAGAGCTGCTTGGTACAGATGCAACCTGGGAGAGAGCCCTGCTTTACTGGGTGAACACG CTGAATCAAAAACTGAAGGAACAAACAGAAGGTACACAAAATGACGCGTCTCAGCCTAGTACTGAACCACAGCCTGTTCAACCTTCG TGTCCTACCCGCTGGTACTGGAAACTTGTTCCT ATCCGGTACAGGAAGGACAGGATGCAGTCTAAGCTCAAACCCTTTTTTCCTGTGGTGAATGAAGTGAAGGATCTCTCAAACGGATGTGCTATTGCTGCTGTTATTCACCATTACTGTCCCGGTCTACTGAGATTAGAGG ATGTATGTATGAAGGACTCAATGTCTGTGGCTGACAGCCTGTACAACCTACAGCTGATTCGAGAGTTCTGTGACAGCTGTTTGAAGAGCTGCTGCCATCTAGTGTTGGAGGATTTGCTCTACAGCCCAGCAGAATTAAAG ACAAACATACTGAGCTTTCTGGCAGACCTCTTGTATTGGTTTGAGGTCTCAAAGCCAGAGTTTGTTCAGCCCCTGCAGGACTCTGATCTGACTG ACACATCTGGAAGGACCAATAATGGGAACAGTGGGTCCAGCAACAG TGGTTCTCCATCTATCTTCAAAAAGCCTTTTCTGCCCATCTCTTCCCCTGTGACTGTAGCAACAG AGGCAGCAGGACGGACGTGGACTAAGAAACCACTTAG ccgTCCCCTGTCCTCTGCTGTGTCGTTTAGTATTCCTTTTGGACTGGACAGTGATGTGGACATTGTGATGGGGAATCCTGTTATAACGCGGTCTGTTAGTTCAGACAATCTTAACCCCACTGGTCAATCCATGACACGTGTCCCCTACACGCCTCCGGAAGACCTCAGCCACTTGCTGAGTAAGGCTCCCGGGCCTAATGGCCCTCAAAGAGCCTCCTGGGCCACTCGAACTCGTCCAATGCTGGCTGAAGAGAATGGCGTTGATGATAGTGAAACAGGAGAGCTACCAACCATTGAAGAGGCACTGCAGATCATCCACAGCGAAGAAAAAATGGAGCCTCGCCTACACCCAGATGGAGCACCTGATGGTTTCTACCTTCATTCACCAGATGATCCAGCAAATGCTAGACTCAATGGCAGTCCAGTGACTCTTAGCTCTTCAGCCCCATCCCGCTCAGGAATGCTCTACCACCGATCCTCAGGAGTCCCACCAGAGCACAGCCGCACCAGACACCCCTCAGAGGGATCCAGAGATGACGACTCCGTATTAAGAGATGGAAGCGTAGATTCAGATGCCTCAGAAGATCTTCCAAAAACTCACTCCACCCCTGCCACACCCGCCTCGGGTCCACGCATGACACGACCGGGTGGTGAAGAGACACCGGATAGCGGTGTTAGGATGACCAATTTTGCTGAACGGAAGAAGAAACTTGTTCCAGAGCAGGTACGACCCAATGAACCCCAGGCCCCACAGATGACTACATGGGCCAAGAAATCAGAAGAGAGTCCCAGTAAGAGTCCTGCTCTCAGCACTGAAATGTCAGAGCTGGGGGCGAGGCTGGAGGAGAAGCGGAAGGCCATTGAAGCTCAGAAGAAGCGTATAGAAGCCATCTTTGCCAAACACAGGCAGCGGCTGGGGAAAAGTGCCTTCCTACAGTTGAAGAAGGAGCAGGAGGATGGGGATGGTGAGGAAGGACGACAAGTAGAAGATGACCTCAGCCGTTTGGCGCTGGAGGAGAAACTGGCAAGCTTGGAGAGGGAGGAGCAGCAGGAGGAGGAACAGTTGAAAAAAGAGGAGAATACAGTGGAAGAAGAGTTTAATATCAAGCCCTCTGTCCAACAGGACAATCCAGGTGGAGTAGGAGTTCCTGGAGGAAAAGGCACGGCCCCACTGGGAGATTACAACAATGCTGTGTCTAAACTAAGTGCTGCTCTCAATTCTCTCCAAAGTGATATGCAGCGTCTCTCAGCGCAGCAGAACCAGTTGATGAAGAAGAAGGCAGCTCCTAACAACCAGGCTTGGGTCATCCCACCCAGCTCCAAACCCTCAACAACTGCACCTTCTCGTTTGTCAAGGGAGTCCACTCGGGACCTGCCCTCTGCCTCCTCTTCTCCCTCCCCATCTCGCAAGAGTACAAGTCAAACCGCACCCCCCAAATCCCCTGCGGCCCACCGTAGGGCACAGTCTGCACCTCCAAAGAGCCCCAAACTGCATCACCACCCTCGACCTGCGGAGCACAAGACGCATGCTTCCACAAGAGTTATAACTCCCCATCAAAATGTGGACAACATTCCTCATTTGCGAAGAGTGTCCCCGTGGCAATACAGGGATCAGAACACATCCTCTTTCAATATCGGTACCTCTAGTCAAAATGAGTCCCGCTCAGCTTCGTCCCTGGCTAGACCAGAGGACAACTTCTCAGACACAGGCTCGAGTGAGGACCATACGATCTTCAGTATGGAACTGGATAGCGGACCTTCACAGGTTCTGCCCCGAAAGGAGCGTCAGGGTGGGAACAGCTCAGGAGCTCCTTCCGAGTGCTCCTTTGAGAGTGACGTTCCTGCAGCAGGTTTCAATGGCAAGCGCAACAGCCTTATCGAGATCTCACTGTCCTCTCTCAAAGCATTAGAGGGTGAAGAAGCTGACCAGAGCCAGGATGTCTTCTCAGATTCAATGAGCGACCAAACGGAGCCAGAAACTAGGGGTGGAGTTGGATTCTTCTTCAAG CAGGATGAAGCTCGACCTGAGGATGAGATGGAGAAGAGAAGAGCTGCATTACTTGAGAAGCAACAGAAGAGAGCAGAGGAGATGAAGAGACGAAAACAGGAgcaagaaagagagagggaggcaAG CAGATCATCTTCAGTGGATGAGCCtcggagaggagaggagagaccCAAAACTCCTTCTACCCCTCCGCCTCCTCGCACCCCTCCACCAGAGGGCACTCCTCAACGGCGTGGAGACTTCACTCGCCAAGAGTATGAACGGCGACATCAGCTAAAAATAATGGAGGACCTAGATAAAGTTCTCCGCCAGAAACCCACGACAGTAAGAGGTGTCAAGAAGCAGAGGCCCAAAACGGTGTTCAGAGATGACTCCGACCTCTCCCGCAGCCCTGCCAAAGGGTTCATGG GTTCTAGACTTAATAAAGTTTACTCCCATTCAACAATGAATCTGTCCTCTGTGGCCAATGACAGTGGGACGCTTGCTGTCAGAAAATCCCCAAG TCGTTCTCATTCACCATCCAGATTGCTATCGCCAGGCCGACTTGCTGCACAGAATGGTGACTGGGAAAATGCATCTACTATTTCATCCCCAGCCTCCATCCCAGAATACACTG GACCGAAACTCTACAAGGAGCCAAGCTTCAAGTCCAATAAGTTCATTATCAGTAATGCAATCTCTCGCTGTTGCTTGGCAGGCAAGGTCAACGAACCACAGAAAAACAAGATTGTAGAG GAAATGGAGAAAAGCTCTGCAAACCATTTCCTCATACTTTTCCGAGACGCCAGCTGTCAATTCCGAGCGGTTTACACCATGAACCCTGAGACGGAGGAGATGGTTCGGCTCACAGGTATCGGGCCACGCGTGATCAATCCCGCTATGGTGGAGTCGATCTACAAGTACAGCTCTGACCGCAAGCAGTTCACGGTCATCCCGTCCAAGACCATGTCCATGAGTGTGGATGCCTTTACCATTCCCAACCACCTCTGGGAGCGCAAGCGCCCGGGAACTCCAAAGAAGCTCGGGACCCCAAAATAA